In Benincasa hispida cultivar B227 chromosome 8, ASM972705v1, whole genome shotgun sequence, the sequence GATTTTGTGTTTGATCACATTGTCCAGGAATGATTACTCGGGTGTACCTTGCAGGTTGAGACGTCTCTATTTGCAATGAGCTTTAATAAACTTTCAGCATCCATACCATCTGAATTTGGTACTTCTTCCTGTCAACTAGATTTGGTATTTCCTCTCTCTTTTAACACTACAGATATAACTGGACGTAAATTTCTTttaggtttttttcttttgaaaatttcttttaggtttttttcttttgaaaatatacAGCTGTGGACTTCAAAGTTTGGAAAATAAACCAGCTTTTCTCCCTAACTTCCAAAAGTGACCTTTTCCTCCCTAAGGTAGGTTTGGGTAATGGTTTGGATTAATCTTTGAAATCATTTTTCCATAATGACACTAATGAAAGTTGATTTTGCATATTTTACTACAATTTGACTTTGTTTATgacaaagataattttttttttaaaaaaaattaaaagtcagAAAGCCTTGAACTTGGGATAGTCGCATTGATTGTACTTCTGGGTGTTGAGAACCGGCTTGCATGGAAAGAACAAAAGGCTGACCTCAGGAGAGGGGCACAAAGATAATTTCTCTAATAGTCAGAAGGCCTTGAACTTGAAATAGTCACATTGATTGTATTTCTGGGTGTTGAGAGCCATGTTGCATAGGGAATAATAAAAGGTTGAGCTTGGGTAATAACATGTGTGCATCTAATTTTCATGCTACCATACTCAGTTGTGAATAAATACATCTTTCCTGTGAAGGCATTACCCCCAGTTGACCGTAATAGAAGCTTTATGACTTCAATGCAGCAGTTGGTTGATAACCTTGGTTAACTATTAATGCAACCACAGGAGATTTGCGGATCAATGCAGACCTTTAGAGAAATGATCAATGATGATAGTGTGTGGTTTCTCCAATATATTACTACAAGATGGTTGCAGGAGATTATGACTCTTGTGAGCTCCGACGTAGAGCTATCATCATTCTTTTCACAATGGTTAAGGTGTTTGCACCCTCTGTCTGATAGACAGGCGTTGGAAGTGACAAgtcttctttctttcctttgagATTGGCATGTGTTCGAGGGAGAAAGAGAGTTCGTTTTCGTCCCCCCAATCCTTCTAGGGGCTTCTTTTCTCATTCTTTTATGACATATCTTGTCTTCCCCTTCTCCCTCCCTTGCTATCCCTATGTTCTCCTATCTGGACGGTTAAAATTCTGAAGAAGGTTAGGGTGTTTGCGTGGCAAGTTTTACATGGGAGGGTTAATACCATTGGTCGTGTTCAAAGACACTCTTCCAATGTTTTGTTCCCACAAAAGTGCATTATTTGTAGGATGTGCAAGGATGGCCTTGAGCATTTGTTTTAGGACTGCCAGTTTGCTGACCACTGGAGTTGTTGGTTGAGCTCATATGCTGTTTGTTGGTCTTGGAATAGAGATGGTATGACCCAGCTGGAGGTGGTGATTTTGAGTTCTCCCTTAAGGGATAATGGTAAAATTTTGTGGTAAGCTAACTTCCTTGTTGCTTTGTGGGGAATCTAGATAGAAAGACGCAACAATATTGTTGGAGAGGTGGAGATATCGGGTGAGGGAGTTTGAGAGGTGGCTAGGTTTAATATGCTTCCTTATGGGTGTCAGCCACTAGATCTTTTTATAATTAGGACATTAGTCTTGTTTTCTTGTATTGGAGTCTATTTATAGTTAGGGTCAGACACCTTTTTTCTTGTTGGGACTGTTTTTCTGTGTGCCCTtgtatattctttcatttttctctaagAACAACTGTTTCATACCCAAAATAACAAGGAAAGAAGTTCATCCATTGATGGAAGTTTAAATgttgttttcttcattcaaagtgTAAAGTCGGAGACTTTTTGGCTCATTGGTCTGTCTACTGACTTTAAGTTAAGTTTGAAGTGCTGGCTAATAGAATTATGGTGTAATTAGGAGTACTATTTGATTTGCTCTATAGAGGCTGTTGAGTAAGAGTAATCCTAGTGATAACTATTTCATTGATATACTGAATAGTCTGAATTAACAGGAGACTGCCAAAACCAAAACCAGTATATACCCGTACTGACTACTGTACAAGTCAAACTCTCTGTAGTTTAGAAAAATTAGGATGTAGATGTACCTGTTTCAAGTATATGCTTGATCTAATTAAGGATCTGCTGTGTACAGCTCAACAGAACTTTTACTCTTTCAACATTTTGGTTTGCCTTCATATTAGTAGATCTCCAGAAAATCACTTGAAGGAATTAGAAGATGAAATAATAGTGAGGTAAGGCTTTAGGTGCCAAATTTGTGTGTGCTGATTGGTTTACCTTtccatctcttttttttttttcaggaagGAAGGGAGATATGTACCAGCTCCATCCAACAGGTTAGAATATTGCTACCTATGGCTTGTTAGGAAATAGTTTTCAACAATTAAGATcctataaaaaaatgtcaagctATTGCTTCTCTTGCACTAATTTTAATTGCTCTCTCAGCTCGACTTCCCAGTGACCTTATCTGCCTTGCTTGGAATTCCTTTTCCTTATGGAAGGTGCAGTGTAAGCATCATGCCAATACCATCCTTTGTTTATTTGCATTCTATTTTCTCTGTCATTTCCTCACTTTAGATTGTTAATGAGGACCAGGCTTGCACCATTGtggaaaaagttaaaagaaaagaagacggaaaaaaaaacttccctCCTATTGGATGAAAGTGTACTCTTAAAGAATAATAACCTACCTTGATCCAATCCATTTGAGTACAATCTCCTTTTGTAATAGATGGGACATGGGAGagcctctctctctctctctcctttcttttcttttttcaattttttttgtgtgtgtgggGGGTGGGGATGGTTGTCaattttgttttgtatttttctttttagcgGTCTTGTTTGAGATTCATTCAAGTTTAGCTATTGGGtgtgttctttctttttcttctcctaaAGAGAGTATTGTAATCTTGTAATTTGATCCGTGcttttcatttatcaaatatcGATAAAAACTATTTCTGTTTTAAAAGAAAGTCTTTATTTTCTGTACTTTAAAGATCCTTGTTTTAGTGTCAAGTTGGAATCTGGAAAAAAATCATGGAGAACATTTTCTAGTAGCATGAAGAAGAGGTGGCTTTAATTCGGTTAAGTGGGAGCATTGTAGTGAAAAAGGTGTAGGGTGGAATGGAGGTGCCTGACCTCCCTTTCGAGGCAAGATGCCTTCTGGTCTAAGTATAACATGCTTACAAAATGATTTACTGTGCTTGGTGGAAAAGGTTTATGGAAGCTCAACAAAATAAACCTGACTTATCCGTCAGGCATGTTACATTTAGACCAGAACTTAGAAATCTTgtgtgaattttttaaaaaatccatttgAATTAAACAATGTAGTTAAAACAGGTATTTTTAGATGATATTGACTTCTTATATGTTGTGGACTTTGATCAATCTAGACTATCCTAAAAACTTAGCAAaacattttaaactaaaatttaaatgaacAATTTAAAATCAATGAAAAAAATTGATCTGTTGATGTATCCTGGACTATCGACTCTTGGATGAATATATCAAGAATTCACGAATTTTCATTGCTATCTTTTCAGCATAGGGCGTGTAAATCCTGAGTTATATGCTCTAGGTGCTGGTTcatggaagttttatggtatgAAGGTGGAAAACTACCTAAATCAGTCAGAACAAGGATGGATGCAGAATTATGTCAATGTACTTTGTATTAACTCCTGGCAGGTATATGATGAGCAGCCTTCATATTTACTTTGATGCAATGCCACTCTAATATTATTGTGTTCAAACTATAACATATAAAGAACAACATTGTAATTATAAACTatacaaaatttcataaatttgatAACATGTACCATTCTTACCTCAAAAGCATACATTCAACAGACATGGACCATGGTTCTCCCAAGTCTTTCTTAATTCattcatcatgttgagaatcccATATTGGAAAAATCAAGGAATCTCACACTCCTTATAAGATAGAGAGGTTACTACTTCCATTgtcaattggttttgagatggaacCCCATGTTCCCATGTTATcaaatatggtatcagagtctATAAAGCTCAAACAGatatttagtttaaaaaaaaaaatgtgatctAGTCAAGaatgagaatcccacattggaaaatcAACAGACCTCATGCTCCTTATTAGATAGATGAGTTACTTCTTTCGTTGCCAATTGTTTTGAGATGGAATTTCATGGTATCAAATACCTCGATCTCTTTCTCTTTAGTTGCTTTGGCAGAACCTTCTTGTCTAATATAAAATTACTTCAAGTAGAATCAACGAGAGACATATACCAGCCTAGACATGGTCCACCCCAGTCTCTCTTAATAACTTATCATGAGATATATCCTGTCTACAATTTTCTCACATGACCTATTTTTTCCATTCCAAAGTTCCCAAATGTGGCAAAAACCATGTTGACCCATAGGAGATTTGAGTTATCTCCAAAATTGGGAATTTTGCCATGTATAACTGAACAAAATCTTTGCTTTGTCTTTCAAGTGCAATCGCCTTTCCTTCcaaaaacttcttcaaaattaAATCTCATTCTCTCCTCCCCTCCCAAGTCccaaatattttgttttgtatGATTGGCCCAAATTCTATGATCACATCATTCTCAATCACCGAACAAGGTCCTGTGTTGCTTTTGAATGGGTTAACACATTGAAGGGCTTCACTTAGTTCTGCCAAACTTCATTCTAGTTATTGATAGATCAACTAGTGTAGGTTCTGTAACCAGTGAGAGTAACCATATGAAGATTGGTTTTGCTATTAGCATTAGTGGGTTCTATTAACCAAGCCATTGCCTATCACTGGCTTATTCTTTTTTCGCTTAGTGGTAGAGGTAGAGCAATAGTTTCCTCAACCTGGTTGTTCATTTGAATGATTAAGTTGATAACACTTTAGCTGTAGCTTGCAGACTTCAAAAAGTacaacaattttgaatttagatATGGAAGGCTTTTCCTTCTACGTAGAGGATATTGGAAATGGTTATCTTTTATCTTTCAGTTATACTGTGATTTTAGTTGTATCATGCTGCTATATAGGAGACATTCctctttcattatttttcatcattcaATCTAATGGCTATTGCACTCCTTGGCTTGTAGGTGAAAAGGTATATTGATAATTATACTGCTTCATCTGTCATTGGATTTTCTGATGAAGACTTGCTTCATACTCGTAGTTTGTATGATGATGCAATGGAGAATTGGGCCCACATTACAAAAGGCTTATTATCTAATAATGACGGAAGCCACATTATACCTTTACTTAAGAGGCAAATTGATGCATACTCTAATTTCCTAGCAAGTGTTGCTGAGCTTGCACGTTCTAAATGGAcagaatttaatttgaaaatgatgacTCTTGGTTTTGGTCTTATGTTAGCTTCACTTTTTGTCCATTTCCTTGCTATCAAGAGGGTTAGCAAACAATGCAGCAGTTCTTTTGCAAATGAAGATTGTGGAACAACTTTTGAGTTGATGCTTTCTTGCTTTTTGGTGGCGATACGTGCATGTAGCTTTCTCTCAAATAGCTTCATTTGTAAGTTGGAAATCTCTCAGATCTAAATTTAATGTGGTATAACATATGGTCGCTCACATTTGCAACACCCCCTCCCCCTAATTTCCTTGTGATCAGTGGAAGAAGGAAAAGTGACAAGTTTTCTTTTGGCTACTACTGGCATTATCATGCTACGATATTCAATCGCAAAGCAGAAACATTTTCTGAAAGTAAATATTCAAACTTACGTTAATAGAAATCTtactttgaataatttattgaaaatatcaGTGTTAACTGTGTATTGATTTCTATTGCAGGTCgttattttccttcttttgatGATCTACTGTAGATTTACAATTGAAGTTGGTCTATTGAAGCAGGCCGATACATCTGCTTTCTTGAAAGTTTATCCTTCATGGGTGCTTGAAATTGCATCCCTACTGCCTGGTTGGACTTATTTAACAGAGGCTGTGCCAATTATTGTGCTGATAGTATTGGTACAGTTGCTTCTTAAAAGCGTTGCTGGCATCCAATCGAAGGGAATATGGCAGTTTGTTATGTATGGAACAATTTTGTGTTATATCCTTACTGGAGTCCATTGGGCTTTAGAAAAGGATGTGTTGCATTTTGTCCCAGTTATTGAGGGTATTGGAACAAAATGCATTCCAAGAATAGTCTATGCTATTGGACTCGGACAACTGTCATTACTAATATTTAGGCATCTATTTGGTGAAGACAAACCTTTAGATTGCAGACTAACTTTAGTAACCAAAACAGCCGCCATGTTAGCTGCATGGAGTCCAACAGTTATTATTCTAGCGGGAAAGCAAGGTTCCTTGGTCGCTTTGGCGTCTGTTATTGGAGGTGAAGTTTTATTGGAAGTTCACTATATAATAACTGCATTATTGTTGACCCATAATCTTCTTACTTATGCTGCTGCATGTTGCCTCCCATGATATACACCTCAAATGATTTATTCATGTTTTTTTGGAATAGCAGAGTGATTAATGAGGTCTCATTTGATTACGATTTTATTTCTAGTTTTAAATTTAtacttgtttattttatttttcttactaTGGATTtcacttttgtttattttatttttcttactaTGGATTTCacttttcttaaaagaaatgtTTTGAATTCTTAGTGAAATTTAAAGaaccaaaaacaactttttaaaactactcATTTTTCAAAgcttggcttggttttttaaaacattggtagaaagtagataataaaacaaagaaactaGAAACTTATAGgtaaaaatagtgtttataagcttaatttcaacAGCCAAATAGTTCGtgcattttatctttttttttataggagAGACCTCAATTTTTGTTAATAGGTGAAATATGTGTTtacaagctttttttttttttttaggtggAAATAGTGTCTATAGGTGGAGATCTCAATTTTTGTTTATATCATTTTACAAGTggtttgtgtgtgtgtttttttttttttttttttttttttttttcttttgataatATGTGGGGTGGGGGGATCGAATCTCAAACTTCGCGGTCGATAGTACACATTCATGCCAATTGAACTATGCTTATGTTTGGCTGAATTGATTTGTATATTAAGcttcatttaaaatatatatagttgtACCATTTTGAATCATAGTATTGTTACTTGCCCTTGCTTATGTGCTATTAGtttcttctcatttttaaacgtagggtttgaattttttttatatttttcttcatcTATTTCCCTTAATTTATATGTTCATCTTGGTAGGATATTGCATAGTAAGTATGGACAATCTAAAACAAGGAGGGGATGGAAATGGTAGAATTCTGACAGTTGACAGTCTTCCTATAACGCAGTGGAGCTTGTTTGCCATATGCCTCTTTTTTAGCTCTGGCCACTGGTAATTTATATCTTCTCTAATTCGAGTCTAAAGTTCTGCTGACTCCCTCTTGTTCAACTTCAGTCAACCTGGCATCGAATATCTTCAATTCTGCAATATTTTGAATGTTTATTTTCCTTCTCAATTCAATTGCTCAATATTTCTTACATCATATTACCGTCTGCTTACCCATGGGAGATTCCTGTAGGTGTGCTTTTGATGGCCTTCGCTATGCTGCTGCATTTATTGGGTATGTCATTAGTTGTGCGCGTGTTTGCACATTATACGTATTGCTGAAAACTCAGTGTTCTCAATTATTTCTGTTCTGGTGTGTTCCATTTGTAGGCATGCAGGAATGCAGTTTCCAAAAGTCAGTTTACGATTATTTTTCTTCGTGTATTACTTTCTGAAAAACCTGTtttcttatttatatttaaaaggcTGTttctaaatattcatttttactCCCTTTACTTTttgcatttttatttatatcaaCTCATGAATCAATACATTCTAATCTCCTCATACATGAAAATTGAACTAATGCTTATATAGGGGCAATAATTTTCATATCCTACGAGTTTCCTTAACACTCGAATATTGTAAAGTTAGTTTACCCATGAGATTAGTTAAGGTGCACGTAAGCTGATTTAACACTTGTGGATATAAAGAATAGtatataaaaatacaaataatgttttgttgtttatgatttaatttaattatttatctatTCTGAAGTTGTTTCAAGTGATTGGACAATATGTTTATTGTATTAGAAACATCTTGTCTATTAAATACGGTTTCCAAATAGGCccacatttattttattttatagtagTAAGGCTCGGTGAGATTGTCTTTGTAATTCCCTCATTTAGTTCGAAAATTTGAACCaacattctcattttttttttctttttgggttgagtattttttttcccttcccttttcttttcttgtccTAAAACAATGTTGGTTGTACTGTCCCCTTGtttttttagattaataatATTCAC encodes:
- the LOC120082855 gene encoding GPI ethanolamine phosphate transferase 3 isoform X4 — protein: MVLPFSSSLKDFFLLVQSFLISVTAPIFLNLPVSPPIHFPTPVLQFGLLLMQQIPAVAGPSPPLTASSSSFSMLYGFLRFPLVSHPLLLFIDYDLIHLSLLALCYTYLYIRFDFVAPSTFFEESKPWMDKLQVLHKMASERGSSTKIFKAIADPPTTSLQRLKGITTGGLPTFIDVGNSFGAPAIVEDNLIHQLVRNGKRVVMMGDDTWMQLFPHHFQKAFPYPSFNVKDLHTVDNGCIEHLLPSLYEDDWDVLIAHFLGVDHAGHIFGVDSSPMFEKLEQYNTILEKVIDVLESQSETGGLHENTLLLVMGDHGQTLNGDHGGGSAEEVETSLFAMSFNKLSASIPSEFGTSSCQLDLEGREICTSSIQQLDFPVTLSALLGIPFPYGSIGRVNPELYALGAGSWKFYGMKVENYLNQSEQGWMQNYVNVLCINSWQVKRYIDNYTASSVIGFSDEDLLHTRSLYDDAMENWAHITKGLLSNNDGSHIIPLLKRQIDAYSNFLASVAELARSKWTEFNLKMMTLGFGLMLASLFVHFLAIKRVSKQCSSSFANEDCGTTFELMLSCFLVAIRACSFLSNSFILEEGKVTSFLLATTGIIMLRYSIAKQKHFLKVVIFLLLMIYCRFTIEVGLLKQADTSAFLKVYPSWVLEIASLLPGWTYLTEAVPIIVLIVLVQLLLKSVAGIQSKGIWQFVMYGTILCYILTGVHWALEKDVLHFVPVIEGIGTKCIPRIVYAIGLGQLSLLIFRHLFGEDKPLDCRLTLVTKTAAMLAAWSPTVIILAGKQGSLVALASVIGGYCIVSMDNLKQGGDGNGRILTVDSLPITQWSLFAICLFFSSGHWCAFDGLRYAAAFIGFDEFVLVRQAILLMIDTFGFSIILPVFGLPFIVANKYSSTQAAKGESVLFMGISQAYLMYGLIMAVPVTATILCVIIQRRHLMDMTRVLWMCHSS
- the LOC120082855 gene encoding GPI ethanolamine phosphate transferase 3 isoform X3; the encoded protein is MRKWSLLWPFWAIMAVHGVAILIFVKGFLLTRTELPYFSHCSDISESPCFTSDSLSNTSPSVRPPSDAANSSRCWTKPAVNRVLIIVFDALRFDFVAPSTFFEESKPWMDKLQVLHKMASERGSSTKIFKAIADPPTTSLQRLKGITTGGLPTFIDVGNSFGAPAIVEDNLIHQLVRNGKRVVMMGDDTWMQLFPHHFQKAFPYPSFNVKDLHTVDNGCIEHLLPSLYEDDWDVLIAHFLGVDHAGHIFGVDSSPMFEKLEQYNTILEKVIDVLESQSETGGLHENTLLLVMGDHGQTLNGDHGGGSAEEVETSLFAMSFNKLSASIPSEFGTSSCQLDLEGREICTSSIQQLDFPVTLSALLGIPFPYGSIGRVNPELYALGAGSWKFYGMKVENYLNQSEQGWMQNYVNVLCINSWQVKRYIDNYTASSVIGFSDEDLLHTRSLYDDAMENWAHITKGLLSNNDGSHIIPLLKRQIDAYSNFLASVAELARSKWTEFNLKMMTLGFGLMLASLFVHFLAIKRVSKQCSSSFANEDCGTTFELMLSCFLVAIRACSFLSNSFILEEGKVTSFLLATTGIIMLRYSIAKQKHFLKVVIFLLLMIYCRFTIEVGLLKQADTSAFLKVYPSWVLEIASLLPGWTYLTEAVPIIVLIVLVQLLLKSVAGIQSKGIWQFVMYGTILCYILTGVHWALEKDVLHFVPVIEGIGTKCIPRIVYAIGLGQLSLLIFRHLFGEDKPLDCRLTLVTKTAAMLAAWSPTVIILAGKQGSLVALASVIGGYCIVSMDNLKQGGDGNGRILTVDSLPITQWSLFAICLFFSSGHWCAFDGLRYAAAFIGFDEFVLVRQAILLMIDTFGFSIILPVFGLPFIVANKYSSTQAAKGESVLFMGISQAYLMYGLIMAVPVTATILCVIIQRRHLMVWGLFAPKFVFDVVALTLTDLSICLATLYYVPHLST
- the LOC120082855 gene encoding GPI ethanolamine phosphate transferase 3 isoform X1, translated to MVLPFSSSLKDFFLLVQSFLISVTAPIFLNLPVSPPIHFPTPVLQFGLLLMQQIPAVAGPSPPLTASSSSFSMLYGFLRFPLVSHPLLLFIDYDLIHLSLLALCYTYLYIRFDFVAPSTFFEESKPWMDKLQVLHKMASERGSSTKIFKAIADPPTTSLQRLKGITTGGLPTFIDVGNSFGAPAIVEDNLIHQLVRNGKRVVMMGDDTWMQLFPHHFQKAFPYPSFNVKDLHTVDNGCIEHLLPSLYEDDWDVLIAHFLGVDHAGHIFGVDSSPMFEKLEQYNTILEKVIDVLESQSETGGLHENTLLLVMGDHGQTLNGDHGGGSAEEVETSLFAMSFNKLSASIPSEFGTSSCQLDLEGREICTSSIQQLDFPVTLSALLGIPFPYGSIGRVNPELYALGAGSWKFYGMKVENYLNQSEQGWMQNYVNVLCINSWQVKRYIDNYTASSVIGFSDEDLLHTRSLYDDAMENWAHITKGLLSNNDGSHIIPLLKRQIDAYSNFLASVAELARSKWTEFNLKMMTLGFGLMLASLFVHFLAIKRVSKQCSSSFANEDCGTTFELMLSCFLVAIRACSFLSNSFILEEGKVTSFLLATTGIIMLRYSIAKQKHFLKVVIFLLLMIYCRFTIEVGLLKQADTSAFLKVYPSWVLEIASLLPGWTYLTEAVPIIVLIVLVQLLLKSVAGIQSKGIWQFVMYGTILCYILTGVHWALEKDVLHFVPVIEGIGTKCIPRIVYAIGLGQLSLLIFRHLFGEDKPLDCRLTLVTKTAAMLAAWSPTVIILAGKQGSLVALASVIGGYCIVSMDNLKQGGDGNGRILTVDSLPITQWSLFAICLFFSSGHWCAFDGLRYAAAFIGFDEFVLVRQAILLMIDTFGFSIILPVFGLPFIVANKYSSTQAAKGESVLFMGISQAYLMYGLIMAVPVTATILCVIIQRRHLMVWGLFAPKFVFDVVALTLTDLSICLATLYYVPHLST
- the LOC120082855 gene encoding GPI ethanolamine phosphate transferase 3 isoform X2 produces the protein MVLPFSSSLKDFFLLVQSFLISVTAPIFLNLPVSPPIHFPTPVLQFGLLLMQQIPAVAGPSPPLTASSSSFSMLYGFLRFPLVSHPLLLFIDYDLIHLSLLALCYTYLYIRFDFVAPSTFFEESKPWMDKLQVLHKMASERGSSTKIFKAIADPPTTSLQRLKGITTGGLPTFIDVGNSFGAPAIVEDNLIHQLVRNGKRVVMMGDDTWMQLFPHHFQKAFPYPSFNVKDLHTVDNGCIEHLLPSLYEDDWDVLIAHFLGVDHAGHIFGVDSSPMFEKLEQYNTILEKVIDVLESQSETGGLHENTLLLVMGDHGQTLNGDHGGGSAEEVETSLFAMSFNKLSASIPSEFGTSSCQLDLEGREICTSSIQQLDFPVTLSALLGIPFPYGSIGRVNPELYALGAGSWKFYGMKVENYLNQSEQGWMQNYVNVLCINSWQVKRYIDNYTASSVIGFSDEDLLHTRSLYDDAMENWAHITKGLLSNNDGSHIIPLLKRQIDAYSNFLASVAELARSKWTEFNLKMMTLGFGLMLASLFVHFLAIKRVSKQCSSSFANEDCGTTFELMLSCFLVAIRACSFLSNSFILEEGKVTSFLLATTGIIMLRYSIAKQKHFLKVVIFLLLMIYCRFTIEVGLLKQADTSAFLKVYPSWVLEIASLLPGWTYLTEAVPIIVLIVLVQLLLKSVAGIQSKGIWQFVMYGTILCYILTGVHWALEKDVLHFVPVIEGIGTKCIPRIVYAIGLGQLSLLIFRHLFGEDKPLDCRLTLVTKTAAMLAAWSPTVIILAGKQGSLVALASVIGGYCIVSMDNLKQGGDGNGRILTVDSLPITQWSLFAICLFFSSGHWCAFDGLRYAAAFIGFDEFVLVRQAILLMIDTFGFSIILPVFGLPFIVANKYSSTQAAKGESVLFMGISQAYLMYGLIMAVPVTATILCVIIQRRHLMGHPKFVSTFIHRITMSLWCLDRKLHGIFA